A single window of Toxotes jaculatrix isolate fToxJac2 chromosome 4, fToxJac2.pri, whole genome shotgun sequence DNA harbors:
- the clgn gene encoding calmegin, protein MNLDRGWMWRLLLLSSLVVATVVAQGKLSEADVADIDDDMGSDEELNVLMEEEEEEATVMDEEQSEEKDSKGTASGKAGKAETDANVSFQVTYVTPVPTGDVYFAETFDDGSLGRWQLSKTVKGDADDDIAKYDGKWAVEQLKENKVPGDQGLVLKSRAKHHAISAMLDKPFVFQDEPLVIQYEVNFQDGIDCGGAYIKLLSDTDDLSLEQFHDRTPYTIMFGPDKCGEDYKLHFIFRHQNPLNKDMEEKHAKRADVDLKKFYTDKKTHLYTLVLNPDNSYEMLIDQSSVSRGNLLYDVVPPVNPPKEMDDPSDSKPEDWDERAKIPDPEAAKPDDWDEDAPAKIEDPDALKPEGWLDDEPEFVPDPNADKPEDWDEEMDGEWEAPQIPNPACETAPGCGEWKRPMINNPEYKGKWKAPLVDNPNYQGVWKPRKIDNPDYFEDLQPFRMTPFKALGLELWSMTSNIYFDNFIITSHKEVADRWASDSWGLKKLVASANEPGIFAQLMIAAEERPWLWVIYILTVGLPIGLTVLFCWPKKPDDDYMYKKVDVPRADVEEEEEEEEEEEAAADEEDKAAEPTEGAAAAATEKAEEEEEDDADAGGDNLEGDDEEEEEEEEEEEGEGEEESKAPERTSEDEPKEGGDVGEESHKQAVRKRRVRKD, encoded by the exons ATGAATTTGGACAGGGGTTGGATGTGGCGCTTGCTGCTCCTATCCTCCCTGGTTGTAGCCACAGTGGTGGCCCAGGGGAAGCTGTCGGAGGCTGATGTTGCAGACATCGATGACGACATGGGCTCGGACGAGGAATTGAATGTTctgatggaagaggaggaggaggaggcaacGGTGATGGATGAAGAGCAGTCTGAAGAGAAAGATAGCAAGGGCACAGCAAGTGGGAAGGCTGGCAAAGCTGAAACGGATGCAAATGTCTCCTTCCAG GTGACATACGTGACTCCAGTTCCCACCGGAGACGTGTACTTTGCAGAGACGTTTGATGATGGATCTCTGGGCAG GTGGCAGCTGTCAAAGACGGTGAAGGGGGACGCAGACGATGACATTGCCAAATATGACG GGAAGTGGGCTGTGGAGCAGCTAAAGGAGAACAAGGTTCCAGGAGACCAGGGCCTGGTACTCAAGTCCCGGGCCAAACACCATGCCATTTCCGCAATGCTGGACAAACCCTTTGTCTTCCAGGATGAGCCTCTGGTCATACA GTATGAGGTGAATTTCCAGGATGGTATTGACTGTGGTGGAGCATACATCAAACTGCTTTCTGACACTGATGATCTCAGTCTG GAGCAATTCCACGACCGTACACCCTACACTATCATGTTTGGACCCGACAAATGTGGCGAGGACTACAAGCTGCACTTCATCTTCCGCCACCAGAATCCTCTGAACAAAGACATGGAGGAGAAGCACGCCAAGAGGGCTGACGTCGACCTCAAGAAGTTCTACACTGACAAGAAGACTCACCTCTACACACTGG TGCTGAACCCAGACAACAGCTACGAGATGTTGATCGATCAGTCCAGCGTGAGCCGTGGGAACCTGCTGTATGATGTGGTGCCTCCAGTCAATCCTCCCAAAGAGATGGATGACCCAAGCGACTCCAAGCCTGAGGACTGGGACGAGAGGGCCAAGATTCCTGACCCTGAGGCTGCCAAGCCTGATGACTG ggatGAGGACGCACCCGCTAAGATTGAGGACCCTGACGCCTTGAAGCCCGAGGGCTGGCTGGATGATGAACCAGAGTTTGTCCCTGACCCAAATGCTGATAAACCAGAGGACTG GGACGAGGAGATGGACGGAGAGTGGGAGGCACCACAGATTCCTAACCCAGCCTGTGAGACGGCCCCTGGCTGTGGGGAGTGGAAGCGCCCCATGATCAACAACCCTGAGTACAAGGGCAAGTGGAAAGCCCCACTGGTGGACAACCCCAACTATCAG ggAGTCTGGAAGCCTCGTAAGATCGATAACCCGGACTATTTTGAGGACCTGCAGCCATTCAGGATGACACCCTTCAAGGCTCTGGGCTTGGAGTTGTGGTCCATGACCTCCAACATCTACTTTGACAACTTCATTATCACCTCTCACAAGGAGGTGGCTGACCGTTGGGCCTCTGACAGCTGGGGGCTGAAGAAACTGGTGGCCAGCGCTAACGAG CCGGGGATTTTTGCTCAGCTGATGATTGCAGCAGAGGAGCGACCATGGCTCTGGGTGATCTACATACTGACAGTAGGCCTGCCCATAGGACTGACTGTGCTCTTCTGCTGGCCAAAG AAACCAGACGATGACTACATGTACAAGAAGGTGGATGTGCCCCGGGCTGAtgtagaagaagaggaagaggaggaggaagaagaggaggcagcagcagatgaGGAAGACAAAGCGGCCGAGCCTACAGAAGGAGCAGCGGCTGCAG caacagaaaaagccgaggaggaggaagaggatgatgcCGATGCAGGAGGGGACAATCTAGAGggggatgatgaggaggaggaggaggaggaagaggaggaggagggagaaggagaagaggaaagcaAAGCTCCAGAGAGAACATCAGAAGATGAG CCGAAGGAGGGAGGCGATGTTGGCGAAGAGAGTCACAAACAGGCGGTGAGAAAGAGGAGGGTACGGAAAGACTGA
- the exosc9 gene encoding exosome complex component RRP45: protein MKDTPLSNCERDFLLKAIEEKKRLDGRQTYDYRKIKITFGTDYGCCFVDLGKTRVMAQVSCELVAPKENRPNEGIMFFNIELSPMASPAFEQGRQSELSVKLNRQLERCLRNSKCIDTESLCVVSGEKVWQIRVDVHMLNHDGNLMDAASIAAIAALCHFRRPDVGIQGDEVTVYSPEERDPIPLSIYHMPICVSFSFFQQGTYLLVDPCEREERVMDGLLMIAMNKHREICSIQSSGGIMLLKDQVMRCSKIASVKVSEITELISKALENDKKARKAGGKCGFAESIPQERITALKIDETPVETMDVTEKANDIVQKTEATPQTVPSPVVPAPGVGQVGQGLQNTWGLEEEEAEEEEENNNSGEEQEEKVTQMTKNEKEERRGGDVVEISDSEEEEVVILHPETPGKAPQNTSSSSHQKGAATTKRRQKK, encoded by the exons ATGAAGGACACTCCTCTGTCCAACTGTGAGCGGGATTTCCTGCTTAAAGCCATCGAGGAGAAGAAG CGCCTGGATGGACGGCAGACCTATGACTACAGAAAGATAAAGATCACGTTTGGCACGGACTATGGATGCTGCTTTGTGGATCTGGGGAAAACCAG GGTCATGGCTCAGGTGTCCTGTGAGCTGGTGGCTCCTAAAGAGAATCGACCAAATGAGGGAATCATGTTCTTCAACATCGAGCTGTCACCCATGGCCTCACCAGCATTCGAACAGGGCAG ACAGTCTGAGTTGTCAGTGAAGCTAAACAGACAGCTGGAGAGATGCTTGAGGAACTCCAAGTGCATAGATACAGAGTCCCTGTGTGTGGTGTCGGGAGaaaag GTGTGGCAGATCAGAGTTGATGTTCACATGTTGAATCACGATGGGAACCTGATGGATGCCGCCAGCATTGCCGCTATCGCCGCTCTGTGCCACTTCAGACGCCCTGACGTCGGCATCCAGGGAGATGAAGTCACAGTG TACAGTCCAGAGGAGAGAGACCCCATTCCTCTCAGTATCTACCACATGCCCATCTGTGTCAGCTTCTCCTTCTTCCAGCAAGG AACATATTTGCTGGTGGACCCCTGTGAGCGGGAGGAGCGGGTGATGGACGGCTTGCTCATGATCgccatgaacaaacacagagaaatctgCTCCATCCAGTCCAGCGGAGGTATCATGCTGCTCAAGGACCAG GTTATGAGATGCAGTAAAATTGCCAGTGTCAAAGTGTCTGAAATCACAGAACTCATCAGCAAAGCCCTGGAAAATGACAAGAAAGCCAG gAAGGCAGGCGGTAAGTGTGGTTTTGCAGAGTCTATTCCTCAGGAGCGAATCACAGCTCTGAAAATAGATGAAACTCCGGTGGAGACGATGGATGTGACAGAAAAAGCTAATGACATCGTTCAGAAAACCGAGGCCACGCCTCAGAC GGTACCATCCCCAGTGGTGCCCGCCCCAGGTGTGGGTCAGGTGGGACAGGGGCTGCAGAACACCTGgggcctggaggaggaggaggcagaggaagaggaggaaaataacAACAGTGGTGAAGAACAAGAGgaaaaagtaacacaaatgacaaaaaatgaaaaggaagagagaagaggag GAGATGTGGTTGAAATATCtgacagtgaagaggaggaagtggtcATACTTCATCCAGAGACACCAGGCAAAGCTCCTCA aaatacAAGCTCCAGTTCACACCAGAAGGGGGCAGCAACGAccaagagaagacagaaaaaatga